In the Chroococcidiopsis sp. SAG 2025 genome, one interval contains:
- a CDS encoding IS4 family transposase codes for MEQAIAKTKVCEQRKRSLPAQLVICLVIAMSLWSRDSMRDVLKNLIDGLSEAWVKVGKYWRVFCKSAITQARQRLSPRVMSQLFHQLVRPMASTDTKGAFLNGLRIVVIDRTCFDLPDSDENARVFGRPSSRPGTQAAFPKLRLVILVEAGTHLIFDALMCPYRIGERVRALRLLRSVSSGMLLMWDRGLHSYAMVQATVTTGSDYLGRIPANVKFLCEEPLADGSYLSWIYPPAKFRSKACQPIQVRVIEYTIGNTDNPEEQLRYRLITSLLELEKFPAQLLAIEYHQRWEVENTIDELKVHLSGRKTHIRSQKPREVVQEVYGWLLGHWAVRLLMFQAAKSAGITPLRLSFTGTLRVIRRAIPKFQRLQSQELPFF; via the coding sequence ATCGAGCAAGCGATCGCTAAAACTAAAGTTTGTGAACAACGTAAACGCTCGTTACCAGCACAATTGGTAATTTGTTTGGTAATTGCGATGAGTCTGTGGTCACGAGATTCGATGAGAGATGTGCTGAAAAACTTAATTGATGGGCTGAGCGAAGCATGGGTGAAAGTGGGGAAATACTGGCGAGTTTTTTGTAAATCAGCAATAACGCAAGCCCGACAACGATTAAGTCCAAGGGTGATGAGTCAATTGTTCCATCAACTGGTGCGACCAATGGCTAGCACCGATACCAAAGGAGCATTTCTCAATGGATTGCGAATTGTGGTAATTGATCGGACTTGCTTCGATCTGCCAGACAGCGATGAAAATGCGAGAGTTTTTGGTCGTCCGAGCAGCCGTCCTGGCACACAAGCCGCATTTCCCAAACTGCGATTAGTCATTTTGGTAGAAGCAGGAACACATTTAATCTTTGATGCATTGATGTGTCCATATCGAATAGGAGAACGAGTGCGGGCATTAAGATTATTACGCTCCGTGAGTTCAGGGATGTTGTTGATGTGGGACAGAGGGTTACATTCTTATGCAATGGTGCAAGCAACTGTCACAACTGGTAGCGATTATTTAGGAAGAATTCCCGCAAATGTCAAGTTTTTGTGCGAAGAACCACTGGCGGATGGTTCTTATCTGAGTTGGATTTATCCACCTGCTAAATTCCGCTCAAAAGCTTGCCAGCCCATACAAGTCCGAGTGATTGAATACACAATTGGTAATACCGACAACCCAGAGGAACAACTAAGATATCGCTTAATTACCAGCTTATTGGAATTGGAGAAATTTCCGGCTCAACTACTGGCGATTGAATATCATCAACGCTGGGAAGTAGAAAATACTATTGATGAACTCAAAGTACATTTATCAGGACGAAAAACTCATATTCGCTCTCAAAAACCGCGTGAAGTTGTGCAGGAAGTTTACGGGTGGTTGTTAGGACACTGGGCTGTGCGGTTATTGATGTTTCAAGCTGCAAAGAGCGCGGGTATCACTCCTTTGCGTCTGAGTTTCACTGGGACATTGCGAGTTATTCGTCGTGCTATCCCGAAATTTCAACGCTTGCAATCACAAGAACTCCCCTTTTTTTAA
- a CDS encoding TonB-dependent receptor domain-containing protein, with translation MAGELTPGWKIIGSYFVNDAFVSVGDENNPEDSSLVNAPEQGGSLWTTYEIQSGNLQGLGFGAGLFFVGDREATLPNDLIIPSYVRADAAIFYKRDNWRVGLNFKNLFDKKYYESQGFVLRPGAPFTVLGTVSVEF, from the coding sequence CTGGCTGGGGAACTTACTCCTGGTTGGAAAATCATTGGTTCCTACTTTGTCAACGATGCATTTGTGAGTGTAGGAGACGAGAATAACCCTGAAGATAGCTCCCTCGTCAACGCGCCAGAACAAGGTGGTAGTTTGTGGACTACCTATGAAATTCAAAGTGGCAATTTACAAGGGTTAGGTTTTGGTGCAGGATTATTTTTTGTGGGCGATCGCGAAGCCACATTACCGAACGATTTGATAATTCCTTCTTACGTCCGTGCTGATGCGGCAATTTTTTACAAGCGTGATAATTGGCGGGTAGGACTGAATTTTAAAAACCTATTCGACAAAAAGTATTACGAATCTCAGGGTTTTGTTCTCCGTCCTGGTGCGCCTTTCACTGTCTTGGGAACGGTTTCGGTGGAGTTTTAA